A stretch of the Bordetella genomosp. 8 genome encodes the following:
- the poxB gene encoding ubiquinone-dependent pyruvate dehydrogenase: protein MAKQTIADYLAKTLAAAGVQRIWGVTGDSLNGLAYSLDQLGSIKWMHTRHEEAAAFAAGADAASTGQLAVCAGSCGPGNLHLINGLYDCHRNRQPVLAIAAHIPSTEIGLGYFQETHPQALFAECSHYVELVTNASQFPRVLERAMRTALQERGVAVIVLPGDVALSEGPDVAPAWTPVAPPAITPPDTEIDKLARLLDDADAVTIMCGSGVAGSHDEVVALADTLGAPIVHALRGKPYIEYDNPYDVGMTGLIGFSSGYHAMMSCDTLLLLGCDFPYRPFYPPDAKIIQVDNRGAQLGRRTPLTLGLVGTVKETVAALLPRVQRKTQRRFLDNALKHYADARKDLDSLATPSAPGRPIHPQYLTRLVDQVAAPDAIFTVDVGTPTLWAARYLTMNGQRQLHGSFNHGSMANAMPQALGAQAAHPARQVVSLSGDGGLSMLLGDLLTAVQHELPIKVVVYNNSLLGFVSMELKAAGYLDTNVDLSKTDFSQIAKGAGIWSVRVEESDELEGALRAAFAHPGPAVVDVVTAKHELAIPPSINYAQMKGFSLYMLRAVFSGRGDELVELARTNLR from the coding sequence ATGGCCAAGCAGACGATAGCGGATTATCTGGCGAAAACCCTGGCCGCCGCGGGCGTGCAGCGAATCTGGGGCGTCACCGGCGACAGCTTGAACGGGTTGGCCTACAGCCTGGACCAGTTGGGGTCGATCAAATGGATGCATACCCGGCACGAAGAAGCCGCCGCCTTCGCCGCGGGCGCCGACGCGGCATCCACGGGGCAGCTCGCCGTCTGCGCCGGCAGCTGCGGCCCCGGCAACCTGCATCTGATCAACGGCCTGTATGACTGCCATCGCAACCGCCAGCCCGTATTGGCCATCGCGGCTCATATTCCCTCCACGGAAATCGGCCTGGGCTATTTCCAGGAAACGCACCCGCAGGCCCTGTTCGCCGAATGCAGCCATTATGTCGAGCTGGTCACCAACGCCTCGCAGTTCCCGCGCGTGCTGGAACGGGCGATGCGCACCGCCTTGCAGGAGCGCGGGGTCGCCGTCATCGTCCTTCCAGGCGACGTCGCACTGAGCGAAGGCCCGGATGTCGCGCCAGCCTGGACGCCGGTGGCGCCTCCGGCCATCACCCCGCCGGATACCGAAATCGACAAACTCGCGCGCCTGCTCGATGACGCCGACGCCGTGACGATCATGTGCGGCAGCGGCGTGGCCGGCTCGCACGATGAAGTCGTCGCGCTCGCCGACACCCTGGGCGCACCCATCGTCCATGCGCTGCGCGGCAAGCCCTACATCGAGTACGACAATCCCTACGATGTCGGGATGACCGGGCTGATCGGCTTCAGCTCCGGCTATCACGCCATGATGTCCTGCGACACCCTGCTGCTGCTGGGCTGCGACTTCCCCTACCGGCCGTTCTACCCGCCCGATGCGAAGATCATCCAGGTCGACAACCGGGGGGCGCAACTGGGGCGCCGGACCCCGTTGACCCTGGGCCTGGTCGGCACCGTCAAGGAGACCGTCGCCGCCTTGTTGCCGCGCGTGCAGCGCAAGACGCAGCGACGCTTCCTGGACAACGCCCTGAAGCACTACGCGGACGCCCGCAAGGACCTGGACAGCCTGGCGACGCCCTCCGCGCCGGGCCGCCCCATCCACCCTCAGTACCTGACCCGCCTGGTCGACCAGGTCGCCGCGCCGGACGCGATCTTCACCGTGGACGTGGGCACGCCCACGCTATGGGCCGCGCGTTACCTGACGATGAACGGCCAACGCCAGTTGCACGGCTCGTTCAACCATGGCTCGATGGCCAACGCCATGCCGCAGGCCTTGGGCGCGCAGGCCGCGCATCCGGCCCGCCAGGTCGTATCCCTGTCGGGCGACGGCGGCCTGTCCATGCTGCTGGGCGACCTGTTGACGGCCGTGCAGCATGAACTACCGATCAAGGTAGTGGTCTACAACAACAGCCTGCTGGGCTTCGTTTCGATGGAGCTGAAGGCCGCGGGGTATCTGGACACCAACGTCGATCTGTCCAAGACGGACTTTTCGCAGATCGCCAAGGGCGCCGGCATATGGTCCGTACGCGTCGAGGAGTCCGACGAACTGGAAGGCGCGCTGCGAGCAGCGTTCGCCCACCCCGGTCCGGCGGTGGTCGATGTAGTGACAGCCAAGCACGAACTGGCCATTCCGCCGTCCATCAACTACGCGCAGATGAAGGGCTTCAGCCTGTACATGCTGCGCGCGGTGTTCAGCGGGCGCGGCGACGAATTGGTGGAACTGGCCCGCACCAACCTGCGCTGA
- a CDS encoding Bug family tripartite tricarboxylate transporter substrate binding protein — protein MKKRQFLTSGLGMVALAMTPVLARAQAVAQSPNPSPNQNRTPAFPPFKTATIVVGFAAGGASDAAARIIARKLTDDLGIPVVVENKPGAGGNIAHQYAAHQSPTDGSSILFGSVGPLAIAPHFMPLQYDPVKDLAPITMGVNFPNVLVVNSSLPIKTFAEFMAYAKANPGKIDFASTGHGSASHMAGELLIDMAKVDIVHIPYKGGAPAFQDLMGGRVAAYFSTLATAQPGIDAGKLVPLATTGLKRMAALPDLPTIAETYPGYNATNWYAFVASSKVPVAVLDAWNAALVKVLKSPDVVAALDKHGLPPAPGSRQELAEEIARESAMWGRVIRDRNIKPA, from the coding sequence ATGAAAAAACGCCAGTTCCTTACTTCTGGCCTGGGGATGGTCGCACTCGCCATGACCCCTGTCCTGGCTCGGGCGCAAGCCGTGGCCCAAAGCCCGAACCCGTCGCCAAACCAAAACCGGACGCCAGCGTTCCCGCCGTTCAAGACCGCCACCATCGTCGTCGGCTTCGCCGCCGGGGGCGCATCGGACGCCGCGGCGCGCATCATAGCCAGGAAGCTTACCGACGACCTGGGGATACCCGTGGTCGTGGAGAACAAGCCCGGCGCGGGTGGCAACATCGCCCACCAGTATGCCGCCCATCAAAGTCCTACCGATGGCAGCAGCATTCTGTTCGGCTCGGTCGGCCCCCTGGCGATCGCGCCGCACTTTATGCCCCTGCAGTACGACCCGGTGAAGGACCTGGCGCCCATCACCATGGGCGTGAACTTTCCCAATGTGCTGGTCGTCAACAGCAGCCTGCCCATCAAGACGTTCGCCGAGTTCATGGCCTATGCCAAGGCCAACCCGGGCAAGATCGATTTTGCTTCCACCGGCCACGGGTCGGCCTCGCATATGGCGGGTGAGCTGCTGATCGATATGGCGAAGGTGGATATCGTGCATATCCCCTACAAGGGCGGCGCGCCGGCCTTTCAGGACCTGATGGGCGGCCGTGTGGCGGCGTATTTTTCCACCTTGGCGACGGCCCAGCCCGGCATCGATGCCGGCAAGCTGGTGCCGCTGGCGACCACCGGCCTGAAGCGCATGGCGGCCCTGCCCGACCTGCCGACCATCGCCGAGACCTACCCTGGGTATAACGCGACGAATTGGTACGCCTTCGTGGCCTCTTCCAAGGTACCCGTCGCGGTGCTCGACGCCTGGAACGCCGCACTGGTCAAGGTGCTGAAGTCCCCCGACGTGGTGGCCGCGCTGGACAAGCATGGCTTGCCACCGGCGCCGGGTAGCCGGCAGGAGCTCGCCGAGGAAATCGCCCGCGAGTCGGCGATGTGGGGTCGTGTCATCCGCGACCGCAATATCAAGCCGGCATGA
- a CDS encoding TetR/AcrR family transcriptional regulator, translating to MAPQTSPGRPREFELDAAARDAMHVFWNHGYEAASLPDLIEGTGLSRGSIYKAFGDKKGLLLAALDVYMADGLKQTADLLSQPGSVKEAIRASLRRYVHLSCDAAGRRGCLVVAMAVEQAAHDADIAERTGRMFRRIQQLYAGAIVRGQANGEIREGDEQAMARFLVCQIQGMRVLGKTGASESEMTEIIENAMLVLN from the coding sequence ATGGCACCACAGACTTCCCCCGGACGCCCCCGCGAATTCGAGCTCGACGCGGCCGCGCGCGACGCGATGCATGTGTTCTGGAACCACGGCTATGAAGCCGCCTCCCTGCCCGACCTGATCGAGGGCACCGGGCTGTCGCGAGGCAGCATCTACAAGGCCTTTGGCGACAAGAAAGGCCTGCTGCTGGCCGCCCTCGATGTGTATATGGCCGACGGCCTCAAGCAAACCGCCGATCTCCTGTCCCAGCCCGGCTCGGTCAAGGAAGCCATACGTGCATCGCTGCGACGCTATGTACACCTGTCCTGCGACGCGGCCGGGCGTCGCGGCTGCTTGGTCGTGGCCATGGCCGTCGAACAGGCCGCGCATGACGCCGATATCGCCGAACGCACGGGTCGCATGTTCCGCCGGATCCAGCAGCTCTATGCCGGCGCCATCGTTCGCGGCCAGGCGAACGGCGAAATCCGCGAAGGCGACGAGCAGGCCATGGCGCGTTTCCTGGTTTGCCAGATACAAGGAATGCGCGTGCTCGGAAAGACCGGCGCGTCGGAAAGCGAGATGACCGAAATCATCGAAAACGCGATGCTCGTCCTCAACTGA
- a CDS encoding MFS transporter, with the protein MFAVLLVGSFLPPLDFFIVNVALPSIQADLGTSSSAEQLVISSYAALYAVTLITGGRLGDLYGRGRMFFLGLTGFAAASVLCGFAWSPWSLVAGRALQGVTAAIMAPQALASVQAIFPEREKPLALSLYGAVFGLASVIGQALGGILISLNLFGLGWRAIFLVNLPVAVLVILFGIRVLKETRAPHASKLDPVGILLSMATLGALIVPLVEGREAGWPLWSWVSLVAAPMLAWLFWRYEARLARQGGSPLLDPTALRAPGLGRALVIALLFYSIAAFFLLLSVYLQNALHVDALDAGLVFLPFGAGFLLGPLATPSFRRVLGDWVNPIGLGLEAAGFVALAVLVVGTPTGMAPASVLLGAILFAIGFGQGLGMPTLMRLVTSRVAPAYSGMIAGIASSTLQVSTALSVAVIGGVFYTVLGSRHDPASITHAFLIAILCIAVCLGAGSILGTTFARRSGATADAPSRAGRAISGAYTNER; encoded by the coding sequence ATGTTCGCGGTCCTGCTGGTCGGTTCCTTCCTGCCGCCGCTGGACTTCTTCATCGTCAATGTCGCCCTTCCCTCGATACAGGCGGACCTCGGAACGTCATCGTCCGCCGAGCAGTTGGTGATTTCTTCCTACGCCGCGCTTTATGCCGTCACGCTGATCACCGGCGGACGCCTGGGCGATCTGTACGGCCGCGGCCGCATGTTCTTCCTGGGATTGACCGGCTTCGCGGCTGCGTCGGTGCTGTGCGGCTTCGCCTGGTCTCCCTGGTCGCTGGTCGCCGGACGGGCCTTGCAGGGCGTGACCGCGGCAATCATGGCGCCGCAGGCGCTTGCCTCGGTCCAGGCGATCTTTCCCGAACGGGAAAAACCGCTCGCGCTCAGCCTCTACGGTGCCGTCTTCGGCCTGGCGTCCGTCATCGGACAGGCGCTGGGCGGCATACTGATTTCACTGAACCTGTTCGGCCTGGGATGGCGTGCGATCTTCCTGGTGAATCTGCCGGTGGCGGTGCTGGTCATCCTGTTCGGCATCCGGGTCTTGAAGGAAACACGTGCGCCCCACGCCAGCAAGCTCGACCCCGTGGGCATTCTGCTGTCCATGGCCACGCTGGGCGCGCTGATCGTACCGCTGGTGGAAGGCCGAGAGGCAGGCTGGCCTTTGTGGTCCTGGGTGTCGCTGGTCGCCGCGCCCATGCTGGCATGGCTGTTCTGGCGTTATGAGGCCCGGCTTGCTCGTCAAGGCGGCTCTCCCCTGCTGGACCCCACGGCGCTGCGGGCGCCGGGCCTGGGCCGGGCCCTGGTGATCGCCTTGCTCTTCTACTCGATCGCCGCCTTCTTCCTGCTGTTATCGGTGTACCTGCAGAATGCGCTGCATGTGGACGCGCTGGACGCGGGGCTGGTGTTCCTGCCGTTCGGCGCGGGGTTCCTGCTCGGTCCGCTGGCCACGCCGTCCTTCAGGCGCGTTCTGGGCGACTGGGTCAACCCCATCGGATTGGGGCTGGAGGCCGCCGGCTTCGTCGCGCTCGCCGTGTTGGTCGTCGGCACACCCACCGGGATGGCGCCCGCCTCCGTACTGCTGGGCGCCATTCTCTTCGCCATCGGCTTCGGACAAGGGCTCGGCATGCCGACGCTCATGCGCCTGGTGACGAGCCGGGTGGCCCCGGCTTACTCCGGCATGATCGCCGGCATCGCGAGCTCGACCCTGCAGGTCAGCACGGCGCTCAGCGTGGCCGTGATCGGCGGGGTCTTCTACACCGTCCTGGGTTCGCGGCACGATCCCGCGAGCATTACTCATGCCTTCCTGATCGCGATTCTTTGCATCGCGGTCTGCCTGGGCGCGGGCTCGATATTGGGCACCACATTCGCTCGGCGCAGCGGCGCGACGGCAGATGCGCCGAGCCGGGCAGGCCGCGCCATTTCGGGAGCCTACACCAATGAACGCTGA
- a CDS encoding EthD family reductase gives MNAENTPVVVYVYYRGTPQTRFDRHYYIQHHLPLVMKSWQRHGLISASAFYPAVAHSGTLAICECVFENEAAMEASFNSPESPEVMADVQRYTDATPLRVRAVAL, from the coding sequence ATGAACGCTGAAAACACCCCCGTCGTCGTCTATGTCTATTATCGGGGTACGCCGCAAACCCGCTTCGACCGCCATTACTACATCCAGCATCACCTGCCCCTGGTCATGAAGTCATGGCAGCGGCACGGATTGATCAGTGCAAGCGCCTTCTATCCCGCCGTGGCGCACAGCGGCACCCTGGCCATCTGCGAATGCGTCTTCGAAAACGAAGCGGCCATGGAGGCCTCCTTCAATTCGCCGGAATCACCCGAAGTGATGGCGGACGTCCAGCGTTATACCGACGCGACACCGCTGCGCGTGCGCGCGGTGGCGCTCTAG
- a CDS encoding DMT family transporter: MNTNQRIVETSAGLAAPRTWSGAQLFVLGNALLGTIGVFVNEARADPLTETWFRCAFGLAGMTAWMVMRGRARHLLPTRMTVAWILAAASLMVFSWSLFFTAIDQLSAGVAIVLCNMHPIWALLLGALCLKESPGKRRMAAAGAAMIGLVLAAGIAEHPTAGIDDQAYWVAVALCLVAGFCMACVTIIARRLIGLPAGVLAWWQCAIGAVTLWVWPAQHGWPEWGEPWAWLAGLGIIHTGLAYTLMYSGMARLKTDRIALFQFVYPAVAIVIDWILLGQRLSGMQLTGVAAIAVAIWFAERAPAHIPEPGGRA, from the coding sequence ATGAACACGAACCAGCGGATAGTGGAGACCAGCGCGGGCCTTGCGGCGCCCCGAACCTGGTCGGGTGCGCAACTCTTCGTACTCGGGAATGCGCTGCTCGGGACGATCGGCGTCTTCGTAAACGAGGCCCGGGCCGATCCCCTGACGGAAACGTGGTTCCGCTGCGCGTTTGGACTGGCCGGAATGACTGCGTGGATGGTGATGCGCGGGCGCGCCCGCCATCTGCTGCCGACCCGCATGACCGTCGCTTGGATACTTGCCGCCGCCTCCTTGATGGTCTTCAGCTGGAGCCTGTTCTTCACCGCCATCGACCAGCTGTCGGCAGGCGTGGCGATCGTGCTATGCAATATGCATCCGATATGGGCGCTGCTATTGGGCGCTTTATGCCTGAAGGAATCGCCAGGCAAGCGCCGCATGGCCGCGGCTGGCGCGGCGATGATCGGCCTGGTGCTGGCGGCGGGTATCGCCGAGCATCCGACGGCCGGCATCGATGATCAGGCGTATTGGGTCGCCGTGGCCTTGTGCCTGGTGGCCGGGTTCTGCATGGCATGCGTGACCATCATCGCGCGCCGGTTGATCGGTCTGCCGGCGGGCGTCCTGGCGTGGTGGCAGTGCGCCATCGGCGCCGTCACGCTATGGGTCTGGCCGGCCCAGCATGGCTGGCCGGAGTGGGGCGAGCCGTGGGCATGGCTCGCCGGGCTGGGAATCATCCACACCGGGCTGGCGTATACGCTCATGTATAGCGGCATGGCGCGTCTGAAGACGGACCGCATCGCCTTGTTCCAGTTCGTGTATCCCGCGGTCGCGATCGTGATCGACTGGATCTTGCTGGGCCAACGCCTTAGCGGGATGCAGCTGACGGGCGTCGCGGCAATCGCGGTCGCGATCTGGTTCGCGGAGCGCGCGCCGGCGCATATTCCCGAACCCGGCGGCCGAGCCTAG
- a CDS encoding LysR family transcriptional regulator, protein MDQRNLQTDWLRCFVAVVDAGSLSSAATEVHRSQSAVSMQLKKLESALGLRLIDRGSRKLELTPDGQTLLSYARRILDLHAEAHIALQGEQLTGQVRLGVPDDYAERYLTPVLRRYAPQHSGVEIELVCEQSTSLIPRIAGGELDIALVSRDHGRRGTLLFHEPMVWVGAPQFELWRRDPMPIAVYESASLARRSAIQSLAQQGRRYKVVYNSSSLAGQIAAVESGLAVAALTQCSAPKHLRILGRDENLGPLEPMEVAVYRSRESRASKAVDSLQALLVRTLRQSAPA, encoded by the coding sequence ATGGATCAGCGCAATCTGCAGACGGACTGGCTGCGATGCTTCGTGGCCGTGGTCGACGCCGGATCGTTGTCGAGCGCGGCGACCGAAGTCCACCGGTCGCAGTCGGCTGTAAGCATGCAACTGAAAAAGCTGGAAAGCGCCCTGGGGCTGCGGCTCATCGATCGTGGCTCCCGCAAGCTGGAGCTCACGCCGGACGGCCAGACGCTGCTCAGCTATGCTCGCCGCATACTGGACCTGCACGCGGAAGCGCATATCGCCCTGCAAGGAGAGCAGCTCACCGGCCAGGTCAGGCTCGGCGTACCCGACGACTATGCCGAAAGATACCTGACACCGGTGCTGCGGCGATACGCGCCGCAACACAGCGGCGTGGAAATCGAGCTGGTCTGCGAGCAATCGACCTCCCTGATTCCGCGCATCGCAGGCGGCGAGCTGGATATCGCCTTGGTGTCGCGCGATCACGGACGACGGGGGACACTGCTATTCCACGAACCCATGGTCTGGGTGGGCGCTCCCCAATTCGAGTTGTGGCGCCGCGACCCCATGCCGATCGCCGTCTACGAAAGCGCAAGTCTCGCGCGGCGCAGCGCGATCCAGTCGCTCGCGCAGCAGGGACGGCGGTACAAAGTCGTCTACAACAGTTCCAGCCTTGCAGGGCAGATTGCCGCGGTCGAAAGCGGACTCGCCGTGGCGGCGCTGACTCAATGCAGCGCCCCCAAGCATCTGCGCATCCTGGGGCGCGACGAAAACCTGGGCCCGCTCGAACCGATGGAAGTGGCGGTCTACAGGAGCCGCGAATCGCGCGCTTCAAAGGCCGTCGACAGCTTGCAGGCGCTGCTGGTCAGGACATTGCGGCAGTCCGCGCCGGCCTGA
- a CDS encoding NAD-dependent epimerase/dehydratase family protein, whose protein sequence is MTDGKRVLVLGATGGIGGEVARQLRDVGWDVRGLRRNQSRGDAERGIEWIAGDAMKRDDVMRAAEGVSVIVHAVNPPGYRRWAELVLPMMDNTIAAAQAERATIALPGTVYNFGPDAFPLLNEHSPQHPATRKGAIRVEMEARIQRATQSGARGLIVRAGDFFGPRSGSNWFSQALVKPGRPVKKITNPGTPGVGHQWSYLPDVARAMVELLERRDALDAFARFHMGGHWDEDGTQFAAAIKRVVAKRTGREPSVASLPWWLFTLGAPFNETFREVKELRYLWRTPLRMDNARLVAMLGREPRTPLDEAIEATLQGQGCLR, encoded by the coding sequence ATGACCGATGGCAAGCGTGTTCTGGTCTTGGGCGCGACGGGCGGCATCGGCGGCGAGGTCGCACGGCAATTGCGGGATGTGGGGTGGGACGTACGCGGCTTGCGTCGCAACCAGTCCAGGGGCGACGCGGAGCGAGGTATCGAGTGGATCGCCGGCGATGCGATGAAGCGCGATGACGTTATGCGTGCCGCCGAGGGCGTGTCGGTGATCGTGCACGCGGTGAATCCACCGGGGTACAGGCGTTGGGCCGAACTCGTGCTGCCCATGATGGACAACACCATCGCGGCGGCGCAGGCCGAGCGGGCGACCATCGCCTTGCCGGGTACCGTGTACAACTTCGGGCCCGATGCATTTCCATTGTTGAATGAGCACTCGCCGCAGCATCCGGCGACACGAAAAGGCGCGATACGCGTCGAGATGGAGGCGCGCATCCAACGTGCGACCCAGTCGGGTGCGCGCGGCTTGATTGTGCGTGCGGGAGATTTCTTCGGGCCAAGGTCGGGCAGCAACTGGTTTTCACAAGCCTTGGTCAAGCCGGGCCGGCCCGTGAAGAAGATTACCAACCCTGGCACGCCGGGCGTCGGGCATCAGTGGTCGTATCTGCCCGATGTGGCGCGCGCCATGGTCGAACTGTTGGAGCGGCGCGATGCGCTCGATGCCTTCGCACGCTTTCATATGGGCGGGCACTGGGACGAGGACGGCACGCAGTTCGCCGCTGCCATCAAGCGGGTGGTGGCGAAGCGCACAGGCCGGGAGCCGAGTGTTGCCAGCCTTCCCTGGTGGCTGTTTACGCTGGGGGCGCCGTTCAACGAAACATTCCGCGAAGTGAAGGAGCTGCGTTATCTGTGGCGCACGCCACTGCGTATGGATAATGCCCGGCTCGTGGCTATGCTCGGTCGTGAACCGCGCACGCCGCTCGACGAAGCGATCGAAGCGACGCTCCAAGGGCAGGGGTGTCTACGGTGA
- a CDS encoding GNAT family N-acetyltransferase encodes MRLTISTLDDADGLADLVNQAYRGVSSGGWTTEAGLIQGRRVDQAALARMIQEGQTTILIARDPDSHRIQGCVAVRPMDKDEWYLSMLAVSPACQAAGIGKSLMAAAESFVGAQGAVCVKISVINVRDSLIAWYERRGYERTGEIEAFPYDDPSVGVPLRDDLTLVTLRKMLRSTQATQGRA; translated from the coding sequence ATGCGACTGACGATTTCTACCCTGGACGATGCCGACGGCCTAGCCGACCTTGTCAATCAGGCATATCGCGGCGTTTCGTCCGGCGGTTGGACGACCGAGGCGGGACTGATACAGGGACGGCGCGTCGACCAGGCCGCGCTCGCCAGGATGATCCAGGAAGGGCAGACGACCATCCTGATCGCCAGAGACCCGGACTCGCATCGGATTCAAGGGTGTGTCGCGGTCCGCCCAATGGATAAGGACGAGTGGTATCTGTCGATGTTGGCGGTCAGCCCGGCCTGCCAGGCCGCTGGCATAGGCAAGTCGCTCATGGCCGCCGCCGAATCCTTTGTTGGCGCGCAGGGCGCGGTTTGCGTGAAGATATCGGTCATCAACGTTCGGGATAGCCTGATCGCCTGGTACGAGCGGCGAGGTTATGAACGAACCGGCGAAATCGAGGCTTTCCCGTACGACGACCCCAGCGTCGGCGTGCCGTTGCGGGACGACCTGACGCTGGTCACCCTGCGCAAGATGCTGCGATCGACGCAAGCCACGCAGGGACGGGCCTAG
- a CDS encoding aldo/keto reductase — MKYQTLGNTGLLVSRLCLGTMTFSGGSGVYQHIGSVDQAGADELVKASIDAGINFFDTADVYSGGESESTLGQSFRNLGIPRKDYVLATKVYSRMGPGRNDVGASRGHIMDAVDASLKRLQTDHIDLYQVHATDTLTPAEETLRALDDLIRQGKVRYIGVSNWQAWRIATALGISARLNLARFNTLQAYYSIAGRDLERELGPLLEEEKMGLLVWSPLAGGLLSGKFSRDNQSPEGSRRTGFDFPIVDKERAWNVIDVMRPIAEAHGCSPARIALAWLLSKPVVTSVLVGAKRLSQLQDNIAAVDITLSEEEIRQLDAVSELPPEYPGWMLATQGADRLGPVDLWGGKMASAS, encoded by the coding sequence ATGAAATACCAAACCTTGGGCAATACCGGTTTGCTCGTGTCGCGGCTTTGCCTGGGCACGATGACCTTCAGCGGCGGCAGCGGCGTATACCAGCATATCGGCAGCGTCGACCAGGCCGGCGCCGATGAACTCGTGAAGGCCAGTATCGACGCGGGAATCAACTTCTTCGATACCGCCGACGTCTATTCGGGCGGTGAAAGCGAAAGCACGCTCGGCCAGTCCTTCAGGAACCTGGGCATCCCGCGCAAGGATTATGTGCTGGCCACAAAGGTCTACAGCCGCATGGGTCCCGGCCGCAACGACGTCGGCGCGTCGCGCGGCCACATCATGGATGCCGTCGACGCCAGCCTCAAGCGCTTGCAGACCGACCACATCGATCTCTATCAGGTCCATGCAACGGACACCCTGACCCCGGCCGAGGAAACGCTGCGCGCGCTGGACGACCTGATCCGCCAGGGCAAAGTCCGCTACATCGGCGTGTCGAACTGGCAGGCTTGGCGCATCGCGACCGCGCTTGGAATCTCGGCCCGCCTGAACCTGGCGCGTTTCAACACGCTGCAAGCCTATTACTCGATCGCAGGCCGCGACCTGGAGCGTGAATTGGGTCCGTTGCTGGAAGAGGAGAAGATGGGCCTGCTGGTCTGGAGCCCCTTGGCCGGAGGCTTGTTGTCCGGAAAATTCAGCCGCGACAACCAATCGCCGGAAGGCTCGCGTCGCACGGGATTCGATTTTCCCATCGTCGACAAGGAACGCGCATGGAATGTCATCGACGTGATGCGGCCCATCGCCGAAGCCCACGGCTGCAGCCCCGCACGGATTGCGCTGGCGTGGCTGCTCTCCAAGCCTGTCGTCACGTCGGTGTTGGTGGGCGCCAAGCGCCTCAGCCAGTTGCAAGACAACATCGCCGCGGTCGATATCACGTTGAGCGAAGAGGAAATCCGGCAACTGGATGCGGTCAGCGAGTTGCCCCCGGAATACCCGGGCTGGATGCTCGCCACCCAGGGCGCCGATCGTCTCGGCCCCGTCGATCTTTGGGGCGGCAAGATGGCGTCCGCCTCCTAG
- a CDS encoding LysR family transcriptional regulator gives MDWNDLRYFLCVARSGSLTQAAGELDVSQSTVSRRIGELESSLGIVLFARSQTGYLLTDEGREVLRHAEQVEDSVMALERGAAGIDKMPVGTVRLATSENLATDLIIPAMPAFKARYPGICIEIITSTVTAELGRREADIALRVIRPARGNLKVRRVGHMTYSVYGSRGYLDDHPPVEGEPLAGRHFIAWDESHAHLPAAAWLAREHPACRIALITSSLPAQIAAVRAGLGLAVIPDFLAVDDDFVRVVPPEQVFSNELWLVTHADLAASARIRAVADFLADQVVNANPRLAVAR, from the coding sequence ATGGACTGGAATGATCTGAGGTACTTCTTATGCGTGGCCCGCAGCGGAAGCCTGACGCAGGCAGCGGGCGAACTGGACGTCAGCCAGTCCACGGTCAGCCGTCGCATCGGGGAGTTGGAATCGAGCCTGGGGATCGTTCTGTTCGCCAGGAGTCAGACCGGCTATCTGCTGACCGATGAGGGGCGCGAGGTGTTGAGGCACGCCGAACAGGTCGAAGACAGCGTCATGGCACTGGAGCGCGGGGCGGCGGGCATCGACAAGATGCCTGTGGGCACGGTCAGGCTGGCGACGTCGGAGAACCTTGCGACCGATCTCATCATCCCGGCCATGCCCGCCTTCAAGGCGCGATATCCCGGCATCTGCATCGAGATCATTACCAGCACGGTCACCGCCGAACTCGGTCGCCGGGAGGCGGATATTGCCTTGCGCGTGATCCGTCCCGCACGTGGCAACCTGAAAGTCAGGCGCGTTGGCCACATGACCTATTCGGTATACGGTAGTCGCGGATACCTGGACGACCATCCGCCTGTCGAAGGCGAGCCGCTGGCGGGACGCCACTTCATTGCCTGGGACGAGAGCCATGCGCACCTGCCCGCGGCGGCCTGGCTGGCGCGCGAGCATCCGGCCTGCCGGATCGCGCTGATCACCAGCAGCCTGCCCGCCCAGATCGCGGCGGTCCGGGCCGGCCTGGGATTGGCCGTCATTCCTGATTTCCTGGCCGTGGACGACGACTTCGTGCGCGTCGTCCCGCCGGAGCAGGTGTTCAGCAACGAGTTATGGCTGGTCACCCATGCCGACCTGGCGGCATCGGCGCGCATACGGGCAGTGGCCGATTTCCTGGCCGATCAGGTGGTGAACGCCAACCCCCGGCTCGCCGTGGCCCGCTAG